The Alligator mississippiensis isolate rAllMis1 chromosome 3, rAllMis1, whole genome shotgun sequence DNA window GCCTATGGCGGAAACCAAGCAAATAGCTGCCATTCCAGCCCCTCAGTCCATCAAAAATGAAAACACACCTGATTCATTTGGCATCcgtgcaaaaaaaacaaaagaacagcTGGCAGAATTGAAAGTCAGCTACCTTAAAAATCAGTTTCCTCATGATTCGGAGATTATTAGGCTCATGAAAATAACAGGCTTGACTAAAGGAGAGATCAAAAAGTGGTTCAGTGACACACGTTACAACCAGAGAAACTCAAAGAATAATCATGGTATTCATCTCAACAGCGATTCCTGTGCCACCATTGTTATCGACTCAAGTGATGAAACAAATGAGTCGCCCACGGCAGTCACTCCACAGAGCAAGCAGTCGTGGAACGCTTTCCCGGATTTCACCCCGCAGAAGTTCAAAGAAAAGACTGATGAGCAGTTACAACTCCTCCAAGCCAGTTTTCTCAACAGCCCTGTCCTTACGGATGAAGAGATGAATCGGTTAAGAGCACAAACCAAACTGACCAGGAGGGAGATTGATTCCTGGTTTACAGAGAGAAGGAAATCGGATGCCTTAAAGGAAGAGGTAGGTGATTTGAATGAGAGCACTGCAAGCAGCTCAAAAGAGGAGGCTGGAGAAACCTCTCTGGGAGATGGATCTGCAGGGTCAAAATCAGGGGCTGCTGCTTCAAGCAAGATGGGTAAAAAATCACCGGAGCAGTTACACATACTGAAGAGCTCATTTGTCCGTACTCAGTGGCCATCCCCGCAAGAATATGACAAGCTGGCAGAAGAAACTGGACTTCCTAGATCAGAAATTGTTAGTTGGTTTGGAGACACTCGCTACGCCTGGAAAAACGGTGGTTTGAAGTGGTACTATTACTACCAGAGTGCCAATGCGAATAGCCTGAATGGGCAAAGCTATGTCAgaaagagggggagaggaagaccaaaaggaaggggaagggggaggcctcGCGGACGGCCCCGAGGAAGCAAAAGGCTGAACAGCTGGGACCGAGGATTGTCCATCATAAAATTTAAAACTGGAACAGCAATCCTTAAGGATTATTACATGAAGCACAAATTCCTTAATGAGCAAGATCTGGATGAACTGGTAGCCAAATCACACATGGGGTATGAGCAGGTCAGAGAATGGTTTGCGGAAAGACAAAGACGATCAGAGCTAGGCATAGAGCTCTTTGAGGAGAATGAGGAGGAAGATGAAATGCTGGAGGATCAGGAAGACGAGGAAGAAACGGATGATAGTGACACTTGGGAACCCCCCCGACATGTTAAGCGTAAACTCTCAAAATCAGATTGACATGTAAGTTTGGGGCTCGGGGCCAAAAACCCATGAATTTGACATTATTGTGAAGAGCCAAATAACTAATGGCCTTCAGTTTTAGTGAACACCTGCTTAGCATTTTTCCTCCGCCTCAGAGAGCAGACAAGATGCTACCTGTGCAGCCAACAAATGTTTCCCTCCTGGCTAGCAGAGATGGACACGCTCGATGCTGCCCAGGATTTGGGGTTCTAAAATCAACCCAAATTCAGCTCCTCTTCCTCCACATCACTACCGTGGGTCCATCCTTTACGTGACTCCTTAGAAATATTTAGCTGCCTTACATTTAAGTCCAAAAACACAGATGCAGTTCCCATTGTTGTAGGAGAACATTACCCACTCTTGGAGGAGGAAAATACAAAAACCTAAGATGTCTTTTTGCAAACCTCGCTTCACCTGCAAGGCTTCAGGgcttggggttttatttttaaaggaaagaattcAGAAGCAAAAGAAGGGGAAAAGTGGCACAAAGGAACCAATAAAGCCAGGGGTGAGATTTCCTTGGTTTTAGGAAACTAGGAAAAAATGGATATCTCTGTCATGTCCTCAGAGTGTTTGGGGTTTACAGAACTCTTGCTGACAATGTCCTGTTGGTTAACCTGAGCTGAGCACATTTAAATATAGAGCTATTTAATGCTTTCCATTAAACTTAATCAGTACATTTAGAAATCCATCCATTTAATTTGAATGCCTTGCAAACTTGATACAATCCATtgcatccttttttttccttttggcttaTATATTTATTCCTGTTAGAAAATGGTAAGAAAAATGTGCTTATGTCTAGCCAAAACATCCGTGAAATCAAATGctgcatttaaaaaacataaatataGGAAGATAGGAAAGTTCCCAAAAAAGCTGTTCAGAATCAGTTTACAGAGAGTAAATTGCTCAGCATCATAACAGATACAGAGATTAAAAGCATCTCCATAGTTGACTGCTAGGAAGAACAActgttccttgggtgaatttgatatcttttattagaccaacccaaatggttggagaatagttattaagcaagctttcgggttcaaaaacccttcgtcaggctaaggaagcttcagcagttggtgtgtgctcttcctggatggaagaacaACTTGCGTTTTTAAAGGAGGTGTGGCAGTGCCGTAATAATTCAATTactatagaaaattaaaatatagctGCTACTGCCTCTTTAGCCTTTGGGCGTTGGGAATGATATGCAccatttttcttcttcagttgTAGCCCAGTCAAATGATTTGTGAGCAAATTTAACTTAACGTCATCCTAATGGATTCAGCCCATCAATTTGCTAATTACTTTTATGACTGTAGGGCCGTAAAACTATACTGTCAAATACTCTCATTTTAAAACTCTCAAGTTTGACCTACCTGGACTAAACTGTAGAAATGACTTTATCTGGTAGGGAACACTTGCTGAACATTAAGTATCTGGGGGTGCATCTATTCATGCACTTTATTACGGAGtcgactaattagctctgcagtaaagcatcactgtctacacatgcactgatattagggcacagtaaattaactgaTGTCTTTTACTGCACTGcagcgcacgtgtagacagtgactgggacagcagcactttgaacCGGGGGGagcaccctgggctggcagcaggctcgaGAGGTCATCCACATGACCACAGTTTCGACActctcgtgtcccagccagcttctctgctgcccattgccaccacccagagcctaggGCTGACCTCCcaagcctcctgccagcccagggctgctccaccctggctcaaagtgctgctgtcctgggcacatgtgtagctGCTGCACCTTGGAGCAGTGTACTTCAgtgcaaactgctctggagttaatCACattgtattaattgcacatgtagaggcacccagtTTCTCAAAAAAATCACCATTTGAGCCGAAGAAAACAAAGTATTGCCAGTGTCTGATGAGCCAGCTCAAGAACAGGGTCACTAAAGCCAGCTCAGGAAGGTGCCTTGCATTCAAGGAATATTTTCTCTGAGGACCAGCAGCCGTGTTTCTACCACCACCTTCCTGTGATTCTGCAGGGAGTAGAGGAGTCATTACATTTTACCATCAAGGGAAGAAGCTGAATCATTTCATTTCTGTTTAGCTTGGCCAATGCAGTCTGCATTTTGGCTGGGTGGTATTAGCATCTTAGAGAAACTGCCCCTATGATAACGTATATCTTCTCTTCATACATCCACTAGACTTCTCCCAGTGGCCATTATGCAGACCTGTGGAAGACAGGGCAATCTGGCATAAATCTGTCCTAAATCAGTCCAAATGCAGTTTCTAACTCATGATCTCATGGGGCTCTTCTTTTTCACAGTGATAAGTGACCAAAGACCAACATATTCCTCTCATAGCTTGAGCTTCTGAAGCTGAGGAGACCTTAGTAgatactctttctctctctgtgtgtgaagcctagaacaaaataaaaaaggaaggggACAAAAATCTCAATCTGGGAGAAGACAGTATCTTGCAAtcagttgcttttttttaaatttgtatctAACTAATGTCCCCTTTTCTCATGATTTTCTCAGCCACTTTGATCTCAAATGTAAAGGGCTCACTAAGCTTCAGGAGGACATTCTGTCCTGAAAGTCCAACGCTAGCTATCGAGGGTGTTCTCCTTTTCCGTTCAAGATTACAGACAGATATTAATACAGAATGCCTTTCGGCACATGACACGGTCTGACTCCGGAAATACCGACCGGTTGGCTTTAGAAattcagcatctgatgaaatgagcttggCTTCATGAAAACTCatactatacatctctgatttagtctaaggtgcagctctaccctgccttttagAAATGTAATCAGCAAGACCAGTGGGAAGCACAAAAACCTAGCAATGTAGTTGGTCTTTTGTTGGTGCCGGTTATTGTAGTGATGTAAACTAGGACATTTCAGTACCAAACTGGAGTATCAAGAAATGCACTTACCAGGTAAAACTGGGAAGCACGGCattgttttctgtgattctgaatTAGTTTATTCATATGGAATACAGCaatcagatgacagaacaagctataggcagacaagtttctttgggtgaatctgatgcaAGAGAACAAGCTACAAACATCCTATAAACAACCTATAAAAGACCTATAAACAACGGCACTGAGGGATAAGATTAGAGTGATGGTTTTAGATTTGATATCCATTGCAAAGCATCGTAAGTAGCTTGGTGCAGGTCTTCAAAGCAACCATTAAAACGATAAATAGGGCATTCCTCCGTGATGTGTGCTATACTTTGGATTTTGCCACATTCACAATTGGGTTCTTTGATAAAATTTAATTTATGTAGTAGGTAGTTACATCTGCCTTGTCCTGTTCAACGTTGTCTAGTTCCACCTTAGTGATTCTGAATGTACACTGATATAGAAAAGAAGAATCTGGCCTGATCTTTTTGAGCTTTGGCTGCTAAAAATGCCTCAATTAATAAATAACATTGGCTAAGGCTGATATGGATGAGGCTGTTAAAGCTGTTGAAGAAgctagaatatatatatatatattatagcgCCACACGGATGTGTGTCCCTTATGCTAATTGAAGATCTGTTGGGAATACAAAGTCAAAAATCAGTGTTTGCCAAGTGGGAAGGAGCAAAACCAGTAGGGGGAGAGATGCTATTTTTAAGCTTCCAAGAATATTAAAACAAATCCTAAAATTTCTTGGAAATGTGTCTCTGGTGAACAAAGTCTGGACTGGTCTAAATAATTAGGGATATGTTAGAGCTGaatgttttctttcaaaaaagaTACTGTTAAAATAAATGTATCCTGTTGTGTTGAAATCAATTTTAGGCTAGTATTTAAACTAACTTCTAAGAAAAAAGCCCAGGAATAAGTATATAAGGTAACCAAATTCTCCACATTACTTTGGTCTGTTCTCTTAAATAATGCTGCCTGTGCAACACTGGTAATTGGCATGTGTGGAAGAAGGAGAATGTGGAGGGGGAATAGATAGTGTATCAGAATAAATGCACTGCGATGACATTCTTTCTATATAAAGCTTGAAAGATGGCATCTAACATCTTAGCCAcatggggcgcatctacacgagacactgcacagtagcctaataacactgcgcagtagcctgcCGGTCAAAAACCATGGTAATACACTAGTGCACAGTGTTACTGGGCAACTGTGCAGGAAGCATTAAAAAACGTGCACTGGTACTACTGCAAGGTAGCGcaagttactgcgcatttaattagtacttcattaatcaagtactaaactaaatgaacgtgtagacgtgcccattctCAGCTGGCCTACATGACGTAGCTTCATTGACTCCAGTGTAGCTGCAGGAGCATAACCAGCTGAGTACCATCATCTCTTTGTATTcttcaaaatttaaaacaaaccaaatacTGTGGAACTAATTTTGAAATGCTGAAAATCCACAACTTTTATTAAAGACAAAGGAGAATTATGAACCAGCTAGAGCTGACTGTGATGATAAAATGATAGATAGATTTACTACATATTTCCTAGGAGCTGTGTACAGTACTCTGAGCACTGGTTATAACTGGCCTTATTCGCTCACGtgctctttttaaaagaaataattacCATTTTCTTTTACTCTGTGCAGCACTTGTACATTTGCACTGATTATTGATGCTTGTTTTCATGGAGGCTTCTATGATCTCACACAGCCAATGTGAGATTTTGTCTCAGTTGTGTCGATATTTTGCTGGCACTGCAGGATTGTCTGACATTGCTTCAGTTGCTACCTGTAATTGTCGCAAAGACTGGTGCGAAGCAGGAAACATGCTGTACTTTACAGCAGTGGCTCCAGAATCCCACTGTTCAAACCTGCAATACGTTGCTGCTGCCTTACTTTCACAGCTTATCTACACTAATAAATTTACAAAAATAGCTCTTCTGAAATAATTATCCCCTTGGATTAAGCTATATGAGAAAAAAGCAATTCTTGTTCTGGAGCAGAGTGTCCACGTGGGGCTTATATTCAAATAATTGTTATGAATAATGATTGTGGAGTAGTTATTCTGGGAAATTTCCAGACGTAGACAAAGCCCCTTCACATGTACTTTCTCTGACTCTGGTGAGGTTGAACTGTTAACCTCTTAAGTCACCTAGGCTCTGTGTATTGGCTTTAAAGTATGTATCATTGAATGGGAGACAGAAAATTATTTGATGCAACCGAAAACTTCAGCATGGGTAACAAGTGGATTTGTCCAAGAGAAAGATTAAGAGCCATTGCTTTAGAATTCACCTGGGATTTGAATGGGAGGGAACAAATGCACAACTAacatttcctcctttcttttcctcttctgctccTGCCAAGAATATCTGATTCGATTATGCTAGTTACTCCTGCTTTTGAAACTCAGCTGATGCGAGAAAAAGAAGTTTCGAGGCCAGAATGGAGAAAGACATACAGTAAAAGATAGGAATTGATGCCACGGTGAGCTGGTGGTCCACTGTGCTGCTTGATGGGGGAATCCCTGGAGTACTCTGGAAGCAGCTCACTTCATTTGAAAGCATTTGATATCTTTAGAATAACTTGTCTCAGGAGTGCTGGTGCGAGGGGGTTCAATCCAGCCTCCCCTGGCAATCAGGATGGACCTGTCTGATCGCAAGCCCTTTGAGAAGGGAAGTTTGGAGAAGTTTCCTTTTCCACTCTCCAGTAGAAATCTACTTCCCTTAGTAGCCAAAACAATAAAACATTTCTTGTTCTTTCAGATCAAAATAGGCTGGCTGGGGTCAGCCATCCGACTCCACTATCATATCTGGATATACTCATAATATCTCCCAGTGAGAAAAGGCAAATATTCAAGCTGCCATCTTGCTAATATCTAAGCCCTCATCTAGAAACGTAAAAGCAGGGAGCTTTAGTGAAATAATATTGACTGTTCTGGCTTTAATTGGGCTTTATTAAAGAGATCAATAAAGTTCAACAGATGTACTGGAAGTTGTTCAAATATGGCAGGTCTTATAAGCGTGAGATACtacaagaaataataataatttcatcACTAATAATAGTGATGAAAGAGATCAATAAATGTATTGGAAGTTGTTCAAAACGGGAGGATCATAGAAACTAGAGATGGGAGAAGACCAGCAGGGACTCGGTAGTCCATTTGGGTACAAACGTTTGGCAGTTTGGTCTGAAATGAAATTCTCAAGGCTGCAGAGTGGCCATTAGAGATTCTTTGGCACTATTTTATCAGTTTGGAGTGAATTGAACCCTAATGCCTGACCAAATTCTAGCGTCAATCATTGCATTTtgtcttcctgaactccccttgcAGTGGTTGGATAaggtatttgttttctttttctgtcccACACTGCTCTGTGGTATTTTGTCCTGTCAGACTACTCCCATATTCTGTTACATAGGTGGATGAAATGATTCCTGATTAAAATACTCCGGCTTCTGTTCCAATTTTAGTTTGTAAAGCATTTTAGGGCAAAGGTGCTACATGTAGGATTTTGTCTATCGCAGC harbors:
- the ZHX1 gene encoding zinc fingers and homeoboxes protein 1, whose amino-acid sequence is MASKRKSTTPCMVLASEQDPDLEMISDLDEGLTLLTPAENPTAESISSDEDVHEYTDSDNQQNKKVEGGYECKYCTFQTPDLNMFTFHVDSEHPNVVLNSSYVCVECNFLTKRYDALSEHNLKYHPGEENFKLTMVKRNNQTIFEQTVNDLTFDGSFVKEENTEQPNASEVSSSGISISKTPIMKMMKNKAETKRIAVFHNVVEDIPGEEKETENEPDCEEVVENPPSAAPESKTSNPAACNTADTTSTIVTPAPVIPPGVAQVITAVTAQQNSNLIPKVLIPVNSIPTYNTALDNNPLLLNTYNKFPYPTMSEITVLSAQAKYTEEQIKIWFSAQRLKHGVSWTPEEVEEARRKQFNGTVHTVPQTITVIPAHISAASNGLPSILQTCQIVGQPGLVLTQVAGANTLPVTAPIALTVAGVPNQTQLQKSQIHTAQPMAETKQIAAIPAPQSIKNENTPDSFGIRAKKTKEQLAELKVSYLKNQFPHDSEIIRLMKITGLTKGEIKKWFSDTRYNQRNSKNNHGIHLNSDSCATIVIDSSDETNESPTAVTPQSKQSWNAFPDFTPQKFKEKTDEQLQLLQASFLNSPVLTDEEMNRLRAQTKLTRREIDSWFTERRKSDALKEEVGDLNESTASSSKEEAGETSLGDGSAGSKSGAAASSKMGKKSPEQLHILKSSFVRTQWPSPQEYDKLAEETGLPRSEIVSWFGDTRYAWKNGGLKWYYYYQSANANSLNGQSYVRKRGRGRPKGRGRGRPRGRPRGSKRLNSWDRGLSIIKFKTGTAILKDYYMKHKFLNEQDLDELVAKSHMGYEQVREWFAERQRRSELGIELFEENEEEDEMLEDQEDEEETDDSDTWEPPRHVKRKLSKSD